The Rubrivirga sp. SAORIC476 genome contains a region encoding:
- the dacB gene encoding D-alanyl-D-alanine carboxypeptidase/D-alanyl-D-alanine-endopeptidase, with amino-acid sequence MPVRFRSAARWAVLLIALVAVRADAQTTSTRAGLAELITEALDASAFNDAYWGAYVVNLSNGEVLYDRNAERRFIPASNMKLLSTAAALDALGPDFQYATRLYADGPIQNGTLLGALVVRGAGDPSFGGRFRDGDALGVFRQWADSLRALGIRRVEGPVVGDDDVFDNVPLGQGWQWDDLKWYYGAEISGLQFNEGTVHVEVRGTSPGQPARIVAEPDYGYVRFVNRSTTTAGGSIREGYDRALGDNVFTVTASVPAGRTETEDLSIVNPTDYFSSTLIGVLRDHGIEVAGEAVDVDEWGRRPRYEMLTRVATHISPSLAEIVQQTNEDSNNLYAEHLLRTMGAYVYRGTDLPTGSAFAGFEATKPFLQRLGVDPESFRVADGSGLSALNRLTPFGLVSILRGMHEHPDRATREAFEASLPVGGYTGTLRNRYRSGDARGNVRAKTGYISGARTLSGYVTSERGDVLAFSLLCNNYTTSTSRVNQAQDQIVELLADYEGR; translated from the coding sequence ATGCCTGTTCGCTTTCGTTCCGCTGCCCGCTGGGCCGTCCTCCTCATCGCCCTGGTCGCCGTCCGCGCGGACGCGCAGACGACGTCGACGCGGGCCGGGCTCGCTGAGTTGATCACCGAGGCGCTCGATGCGAGCGCGTTCAACGACGCGTACTGGGGCGCCTACGTCGTCAACCTGTCGAACGGCGAGGTGCTCTACGACCGCAACGCCGAGCGGCGCTTCATCCCGGCGAGTAACATGAAGCTGCTCTCGACCGCCGCCGCGCTCGACGCCCTGGGCCCGGACTTCCAGTATGCCACGCGCCTCTACGCCGACGGCCCGATCCAGAACGGCACGCTGCTCGGAGCGCTCGTCGTCCGCGGCGCGGGCGACCCGTCGTTCGGCGGCCGCTTCCGCGACGGGGACGCGCTGGGCGTCTTCCGCCAGTGGGCCGACAGCCTCCGCGCGCTGGGAATCCGCCGGGTGGAGGGGCCTGTCGTGGGCGACGACGACGTGTTCGACAACGTCCCGCTGGGGCAGGGCTGGCAGTGGGACGACCTGAAGTGGTACTACGGCGCCGAGATCTCAGGCCTGCAGTTCAACGAGGGCACGGTCCACGTCGAGGTGCGCGGCACGTCGCCGGGACAGCCCGCCCGCATCGTCGCCGAGCCCGACTACGGGTACGTCCGCTTCGTGAACCGCTCCACCACGACCGCGGGCGGCAGCATCCGCGAAGGCTACGACCGCGCCCTCGGCGACAACGTGTTCACGGTCACCGCCAGCGTCCCGGCCGGGCGGACCGAGACCGAGGACCTCTCCATCGTCAACCCGACCGACTACTTCTCCTCGACGCTCATCGGCGTGTTGCGTGACCACGGCATCGAGGTCGCCGGCGAGGCCGTGGACGTAGACGAGTGGGGGCGCCGCCCGCGCTACGAGATGCTCACCCGCGTCGCGACCCACATCTCGCCATCACTGGCGGAGATCGTCCAGCAGACCAACGAGGACTCGAACAACCTCTACGCGGAGCACCTGCTCCGCACGATGGGCGCGTACGTCTACCGCGGCACCGACCTGCCGACCGGCTCCGCGTTCGCGGGCTTCGAAGCCACCAAGCCCTTTCTGCAGCGCCTCGGCGTCGACCCGGAGAGCTTCCGCGTGGCGGACGGCTCGGGGCTCTCGGCCCTCAACCGACTCACGCCCTTCGGCCTGGTGAGCATCCTTCGGGGCATGCACGAGCACCCGGACCGCGCCACGCGTGAGGCCTTCGAGGCCTCACTGCCGGTGGGCGGCTACACAGGGACACTCCGCAACCGCTACCGCTCTGGGGACGCTCGCGGCAACGTCCGCGCCAAGACCGGTTACATCTCCGGCGCGCGCACGCTCTCCGGCTACGTCACCTCCGAGCGTGGCGATGTGCTGGCGTTCTCGCTGCTCTGCAACAACTACACGACGTCCACGAGCCGCGTCAACCAGGCCCAGGACCAGATCGTGGAACTGCTGGCGGACTACGAAGGGCGGTAG
- the hslV gene encoding ATP-dependent protease subunit HslV, whose amino-acid sequence MTPIHATTVLGVLHNGRVALGSDGQATMGDTVMKHKAQKVRPLYGGKLLCGFAGSTADAFTLFERFEAKLEQYGGNTVRAAVELAKDWRTDRYLRRLEALLAVAAPDRLLLVSGTGDVIEPDDPILAIGSGGSYALAAGRAMMKHAPELSAKEMVEEGLRIAGEICIYTNLNTTVLELEAE is encoded by the coding sequence ATGACTCCCATCCACGCCACGACCGTCCTCGGCGTTCTCCACAACGGCCGCGTCGCCCTCGGCTCCGACGGGCAGGCCACCATGGGCGACACCGTGATGAAGCACAAGGCGCAGAAGGTGCGCCCGCTCTACGGCGGCAAGCTGCTGTGCGGCTTCGCAGGGTCCACCGCGGACGCGTTCACGCTCTTCGAGCGCTTCGAGGCCAAGCTGGAGCAGTACGGCGGCAACACCGTCCGCGCGGCCGTCGAACTGGCCAAGGACTGGCGCACGGACCGCTACCTGCGGCGGCTGGAGGCGCTTCTGGCCGTCGCCGCGCCGGACCGCCTGCTGCTGGTCTCCGGCACCGGCGACGTGATCGAGCCCGACGACCCGATCCTGGCCATCGGCTCGGGCGGCAGCTACGCCCTCGCGGCGGGCCGTGCCATGATGAAGCACGCGCCGGAGCTCTCGGCCAAGGAGATGGTCGAGGAGGGCCTCCGCATCGCGGGCGAGATCTGCATCTACACCAACCTCAACACGACCGTCTTGGAGTTGGAGGCCGAGTAG
- a CDS encoding TetR/AcrR family transcriptional regulator — protein sequence MPGPKVPEDQRREEVLAAAYRVAARDRLGGLTTRAVAKEAGVSNGLVFFHFVSREGLVLALLDRLLETTVLAPDRAGMEEASPVLRLLRTIERDVEGLPANRNRVALLIDFWVMGTQHAEVQTRIRKALSDYREAYVPLTSAAIESEPERYPGVTPESLAAVATGFIEGCALQVVMDPERFDVVAYLSTLRALVLHEAPSAGLRVG from the coding sequence ATGCCCGGTCCCAAAGTCCCCGAAGACCAGCGCCGAGAGGAGGTGCTGGCCGCCGCCTACCGCGTGGCCGCCCGCGACCGCCTCGGGGGGCTCACCACCCGAGCCGTGGCCAAGGAAGCCGGAGTCAGCAACGGACTCGTCTTCTTCCACTTCGTCTCCCGGGAGGGCCTGGTGCTCGCGCTGCTGGACCGCCTGCTGGAGACGACCGTGCTGGCGCCCGACCGGGCAGGGATGGAAGAGGCATCGCCGGTCCTGCGCCTCCTCCGGACCATCGAGCGCGATGTCGAGGGACTGCCCGCCAACAGGAACCGCGTCGCCCTGCTCATCGACTTCTGGGTGATGGGGACCCAGCATGCAGAGGTCCAGACCCGGATTCGGAAGGCGCTGAGCGACTACCGGGAGGCGTACGTGCCTCTCACGTCGGCGGCCATCGAGAGCGAGCCCGAGCGGTACCCCGGCGTGACCCCCGAGTCACTGGCCGCCGTCGCGACCGGGTTCATCGAGGGCTGTGCGCTCCAGGTCGTGATGGACCCGGAGCGGTTCGACGTGGTGGCCTACCTGTCTACGCTGCGCGCCCTGGTGTTGCACGAGGCGCCGTCGGCGGGGCTACGCGTGGGCTGA
- a CDS encoding NYN domain-containing protein, with amino-acid sequence MSEIVPEGPEGARQAAVLVDYQNLHHYLKGRIGRDGSTADLAGHLFKALRDRLAADDTRLVRGRAYADFGGLDDHTRHVQRSLYLHAIEPVYVPATMHRNTTDLQLAVDAIEMRDRHPEVTTFVLLAGDRDYAPVVTALLAHGRRVMVVGFKEHLSPYLLEHTDAGEFVDAAELLPANALVPEIEVGTAIQTTEFSAIQDPAYEIDYDALEVVEKFFGQYEEIYLTPLLRRLSDEIGEVEGHDPKSLVADLEECGAVRLERRKGMPYDYTVLLVNGEHPAVIEVREEIHGARVVATDDGLPFDDDAEI; translated from the coding sequence ATGTCTGAAATCGTACCGGAGGGCCCGGAGGGCGCTCGGCAGGCCGCCGTCCTCGTCGACTACCAGAACCTCCACCACTACCTCAAGGGCCGCATCGGCCGGGATGGCTCCACGGCAGACCTCGCGGGTCACCTCTTCAAGGCCCTCCGCGACCGCCTCGCCGCCGACGACACGCGCCTCGTGCGGGGTCGCGCCTACGCCGACTTCGGTGGCCTCGACGACCACACGCGCCACGTCCAGCGGAGCCTCTACCTGCACGCCATCGAGCCGGTCTACGTCCCGGCCACGATGCACCGCAACACGACCGACCTCCAGCTCGCCGTCGACGCCATCGAGATGCGCGACCGGCATCCGGAGGTCACGACCTTCGTGCTGCTCGCGGGCGACCGCGACTACGCGCCCGTGGTGACGGCGCTGCTGGCGCACGGCCGCCGCGTGATGGTGGTCGGCTTCAAGGAGCACCTCTCGCCGTACCTGCTGGAGCACACCGACGCCGGGGAGTTCGTCGACGCCGCCGAGTTGCTCCCCGCCAACGCGCTGGTGCCCGAGATCGAGGTCGGCACGGCCATCCAGACCACCGAGTTCTCGGCGATCCAGGACCCGGCCTACGAGATCGACTACGACGCGCTGGAGGTCGTGGAGAAGTTCTTCGGTCAGTACGAGGAGATCTACCTGACGCCCCTGCTCCGCCGGCTCTCCGACGAGATCGGCGAAGTCGAGGGCCACGATCCGAAGTCGCTCGTGGCCGACCTGGAGGAGTGCGGCGCGGTCCGCCTGGAGCGCCGCAAGGGCATGCCCTACGACTACACCGTGCTGCTGGTCAACGGCGAGCACCCGGCCGTGATCGAGGTCCGCGAGGAGATCCACGGTGCCCGGGTGGTGGCCACCGATGACGGGCTGCCCTTCGACGACGACGCGGAGATCTAG
- the hslU gene encoding ATP-dependent protease ATPase subunit HslU, with translation MDSLLTLPANAQTEVDDLAGLTPLQIVAELDKYIVGQGDAKRSVAIALRNRWRRLHADPALRDEITPANIILIGPTGVGKTEIARRLAKLTGAPFVKVEATKFTEVGYVGRDVESMIRDLMDLAVAQARDAQAERVQGPAREQAEERLLDLLVPPTKPASAPAFGFPMGGAQPATPQPPSEDEEHRQRTRERFREWIKDGTLDDREVEIDVSLDKTTNLQMFGPMGLEEMGINLQEMLGGMGKKRQKRRVKVPEALDLLAQEEAQKLIDGEAAKMDALSRVEQAGIVFIDEIDKVAGRQQAGGGSGPDVSREGVQRDLLPIVEGSTVMTKHGSVKTDHILFIASGAFHVSKPSDLIPELQGRFPIRVELESLSEDDFVQILTAPENALLKQYGALFGSEGFTLTFTDGAVRAIARTAAQVNEEVENIGARRLHTILTTLLEDLLFEVPDGPHGDAVEITEQHVEDKLAGVVKNRDLSQYIL, from the coding sequence ATGGACTCCCTCCTGACCCTCCCTGCCAACGCCCAGACCGAGGTGGACGACCTCGCCGGGCTGACGCCTCTCCAGATCGTCGCCGAGCTCGACAAGTACATCGTCGGCCAGGGCGACGCCAAGCGCTCGGTCGCCATCGCGCTCCGCAACCGCTGGCGCCGCCTCCACGCCGACCCGGCGCTCCGCGACGAGATCACGCCCGCCAACATCATCCTCATCGGGCCGACGGGCGTCGGCAAGACGGAGATCGCGCGGCGGCTGGCCAAGCTGACCGGCGCGCCGTTCGTCAAGGTCGAGGCGACCAAGTTCACGGAGGTCGGCTACGTGGGTCGCGATGTGGAATCGATGATCCGCGACCTCATGGATCTCGCGGTGGCGCAGGCGCGCGACGCCCAGGCCGAGCGCGTCCAGGGGCCCGCCCGCGAGCAGGCCGAAGAGCGCCTCCTGGACCTCCTCGTCCCGCCGACGAAGCCCGCCTCGGCGCCCGCCTTCGGCTTCCCGATGGGCGGCGCGCAGCCCGCCACGCCGCAACCGCCCTCGGAGGACGAGGAGCACCGCCAGCGGACGCGCGAGCGCTTCCGCGAGTGGATCAAGGACGGCACCCTCGACGACCGCGAGGTCGAGATCGACGTGTCGCTCGACAAGACCACCAACCTCCAGATGTTCGGCCCGATGGGGCTCGAAGAGATGGGCATCAACCTCCAGGAGATGCTCGGGGGGATGGGCAAGAAGCGCCAGAAGCGCCGCGTCAAGGTGCCCGAGGCGCTCGACCTGCTCGCCCAGGAGGAGGCTCAGAAGCTGATCGACGGCGAGGCCGCCAAGATGGACGCGCTCTCGCGCGTCGAGCAGGCGGGTATCGTGTTCATCGACGAGATCGACAAGGTGGCCGGGCGCCAGCAGGCGGGCGGAGGCTCCGGCCCGGACGTGTCCCGCGAGGGCGTCCAGCGCGACCTCCTCCCCATCGTCGAGGGCTCGACGGTGATGACGAAGCACGGATCGGTCAAGACCGACCACATCCTGTTCATCGCCTCCGGCGCGTTCCACGTCTCCAAACCGTCGGACCTGATCCCGGAGCTCCAGGGCCGCTTCCCGATCCGCGTGGAGCTCGAATCGCTCTCGGAGGACGACTTCGTGCAGATCCTCACCGCCCCCGAGAACGCGCTGCTGAAGCAGTACGGGGCGCTGTTCGGCTCCGAGGGCTTCACGCTCACGTTCACCGACGGCGCCGTGCGCGCCATCGCCCGGACGGCCGCGCAGGTCAACGAGGAGGTCGAGAACATCGGCGCCCGCCGCCTGCACACCATCCTGACGACGCTCCTGGAGGACCTCCTCTTCGAGGTCCCCGACGGCCCGCACGGCGACGCCGTCGAGATCACCGAGCAGCACGTGGAGGACAAGCTGGCGGGCGTGGTCAAGAACCGCGACCTGAGCCAGTACATCCTGTAG
- a CDS encoding lipopolysaccharide biosynthesis protein — MSRTRALADRVRALAAGRSLRNVLTLVTGATAAQALLFAARPVLTRLYTPEAFGLLGVFIAPAYLLAILATLRYDDAIALPADRRDGAGVFLLAVLASAGTGLLLLLGLPFRTDIASALGTPELAALLVCVPPVTAALGVAAASRTWLARVERYRALSVGVLVQAVVVVAVQIGLTDAGAWGLVLGTTLGAVALAGFGLAFSARGLAEAGGADLRALARRFRRFPLFGLPASGLSQLSVRLPPLVLVSAFGPAVVGYFTVAIASVAVPVALVTDAVGQVFYVRAAEAHREDQLGPLVERVFARLAAFAVFPVLAVALLGPDLFAVVFGETWRTAGEFARLLSPWLLLAAIAPPLTRVFDVTERQRSELAVGAWTAVLIGLALVLGAWWGEVGPALGALAVGGTLARVVQLRWVAHIGGASGARMVVDLGRSLGRAGLALSPATLALVWGGLGWGLAGAVVGGLGYAAWALPATND, encoded by the coding sequence ATGAGTCGAACGCGAGCCCTGGCCGACCGCGTGCGTGCGCTCGCCGCGGGGCGGTCGCTCCGCAACGTGCTGACGCTCGTCACCGGCGCGACGGCGGCGCAGGCGCTCCTGTTCGCCGCGCGGCCCGTCCTGACGCGGCTCTACACGCCCGAGGCGTTCGGCCTGCTGGGCGTGTTCATCGCCCCGGCCTACCTGCTGGCGATCCTCGCCACACTCCGCTACGACGACGCGATCGCGCTGCCGGCCGACCGCCGCGACGGCGCGGGCGTGTTTCTGCTCGCCGTGCTCGCCTCGGCCGGCACGGGCCTGCTGCTGCTGCTGGGCCTCCCGTTCCGCACCGACATCGCGAGCGCGCTCGGGACCCCGGAGCTGGCCGCGCTGCTGGTCTGCGTCCCCCCGGTCACCGCTGCGCTCGGCGTGGCGGCGGCGTCACGGACGTGGCTCGCGCGCGTCGAGCGCTACCGCGCGCTGTCGGTCGGCGTGCTGGTTCAGGCGGTCGTGGTGGTCGCGGTGCAGATCGGGCTGACGGACGCCGGGGCATGGGGCCTGGTGCTGGGAACGACGCTGGGCGCGGTCGCCCTGGCCGGGTTCGGCCTCGCGTTCTCGGCTCGCGGACTGGCCGAGGCGGGTGGGGCCGACCTCCGCGCGCTCGCGCGTCGCTTCCGCCGGTTCCCCCTGTTCGGCCTTCCGGCGTCGGGGCTCAGCCAGCTGTCGGTGCGTCTGCCGCCGCTGGTGCTGGTGAGTGCCTTCGGCCCCGCGGTGGTCGGCTACTTCACGGTCGCCATCGCCTCGGTGGCGGTGCCGGTGGCACTGGTGACGGACGCCGTCGGGCAGGTGTTCTACGTCCGGGCGGCCGAAGCCCACCGCGAGGACCAGCTCGGTCCGCTCGTGGAGCGCGTGTTCGCGCGGCTGGCCGCGTTCGCGGTATTCCCGGTGCTGGCGGTGGCCCTGCTCGGGCCCGACCTGTTCGCGGTCGTGTTCGGGGAGACCTGGCGGACGGCGGGCGAGTTCGCGCGCCTCCTCTCGCCGTGGCTGCTCCTGGCCGCCATCGCCCCCCCGCTGACGCGCGTGTTCGACGTGACCGAGCGGCAGCGCTCCGAGCTGGCCGTCGGCGCATGGACGGCGGTCCTGATCGGCCTCGCACTGGTTCTCGGCGCGTGGTGGGGCGAGGTCGGCCCCGCGCTCGGCGCGCTGGCCGTCGGTGGGACGCTGGCGCGCGTCGTCCAGCTCAGGTGGGTCGCGCACATCGGAGGCGCCTCGGGAGCGCGCATGGTGGTCGACCTCGGGCGGAGCCTCGGCAGAGCCGGTCTGGCGCTGAGCCCTGCGACGCTCGCACTCGTGTGGGGAGGCCTGGGGTGGGGGCTGGCAGGTGCCGTCGTGGGCGGGCTCGGCTATGCGGCGTGGGCGCTGCCCGCTACAAACGACTGA
- a CDS encoding DEAD/DEAH box helicase — MTFSDLPLHADLAATVADLGYEQPTPIQEGLIPVLLSGRDAIGQARTGTGKTAAFALPLLHKLGAHADRGHIRALVLAPTRELAVQVSSAVFTYGRSLNVRTLPITGGQPYHKQTRRLQQGVDVVVATPGRLVDLLNQGLIDLSHVETVVLDEADEMLSMGFADDLETILQATPQGRQTALLSATLPSRIRQIASTYLNDPETIAVAEGDRTAAAIEQRAYLVRSSDKLSALVRLIETDDVTSALAFVRTREATSRLAADLTELGYAAEPISGELSQGARTAVLGRFKQQKVRILVATDVAARGLDIDHVSHVFNVDLPIDAEAYVHRVGRTGRAGRDGTALSLVDPRERGLLHRVERYAKRDIPFCDLPSVEEVEAVRTERLATAVTEALDAATDIDRKLVLDLVTSGEDPMRIAAAAFAVAREARAEAPILPISPVHDRRPSHHSGPSRGPSHGRDRNAREEGYVRLAIDAGRDEGVLPKHVVSAIARTADIPGRALGKILINDTQTLVDVPANFVDQVLAQSGDYRFGKRMAAIEKV, encoded by the coding sequence ATGACGTTCTCCGATCTCCCCCTCCACGCCGACCTCGCGGCCACCGTCGCCGACCTCGGCTACGAGCAGCCGACGCCGATCCAGGAGGGACTCATCCCGGTCCTGCTCTCTGGCCGCGACGCCATCGGCCAGGCCCGCACGGGCACCGGCAAGACGGCCGCCTTCGCGCTGCCGCTCCTCCACAAGCTGGGCGCCCACGCGGATCGCGGCCATATCCGGGCCCTCGTCCTCGCCCCGACGCGCGAACTCGCCGTGCAGGTGTCGAGTGCCGTGTTCACGTACGGCCGCTCGCTCAACGTCCGCACGCTGCCCATCACGGGCGGCCAGCCGTACCACAAGCAGACGCGCCGCCTCCAGCAGGGCGTCGACGTGGTCGTCGCCACGCCGGGCCGCCTCGTGGACCTCTTGAACCAGGGGCTCATCGACCTCAGCCACGTCGAAACCGTCGTCCTGGACGAGGCCGACGAGATGCTGTCGATGGGCTTCGCCGACGACCTGGAGACGATCCTCCAGGCGACGCCGCAGGGCCGCCAGACGGCGCTCCTCTCGGCCACGCTGCCGTCGCGCATCCGCCAGATCGCGAGCACCTACCTGAACGACCCCGAGACGATCGCCGTCGCCGAGGGCGACCGGACGGCCGCGGCCATCGAGCAGCGCGCCTACCTCGTCCGCAGCAGCGACAAGCTCTCCGCGCTCGTTCGCCTGATCGAGACCGACGACGTGACGAGCGCGCTCGCGTTCGTCCGCACCCGCGAGGCCACGTCGCGCCTCGCCGCCGACCTGACGGAGCTGGGCTACGCCGCCGAGCCGATCTCGGGCGAACTGAGCCAGGGCGCGCGGACGGCCGTGCTGGGCCGCTTCAAGCAGCAGAAGGTCCGCATCCTGGTCGCCACCGATGTCGCGGCGCGCGGGCTCGACATCGACCACGTCTCGCACGTGTTCAACGTGGACCTGCCCATCGACGCGGAGGCCTACGTGCACCGCGTCGGGCGGACCGGGCGCGCGGGCCGCGACGGCACCGCGCTGTCGCTGGTCGACCCCCGTGAGCGCGGCCTGCTCCACCGCGTCGAGCGCTACGCCAAGCGCGACATCCCGTTCTGCGACCTGCCCTCCGTGGAGGAAGTCGAGGCGGTCCGCACGGAGCGTCTGGCAACGGCCGTCACCGAGGCGCTCGACGCCGCGACGGACATCGACCGGAAGCTGGTCCTCGACCTTGTGACGTCCGGCGAGGACCCGATGCGGATCGCCGCGGCGGCCTTCGCCGTCGCCCGCGAGGCCCGCGCCGAGGCGCCGATCCTGCCGATCTCGCCGGTCCACGACCGCCGCCCGAGCCACCACAGCGGCCCGAGCCGCGGCCCGTCGCACGGCCGCGACCGCAACGCGCGGGAGGAGGGCTACGTCCGCCTCGCGATCGACGCGGGCCGGGACGAGGGCGTGCTCCCGAAGCACGTCGTCAGCGCCATCGCGCGCACGGCCGACATCCCCGGTCGCGCCCTCGGCAAGATCCTGATCAACGACACGCAGACGCTCGTCGACGTGCCGGCCAACTTCGTCGACCAGGTCCTGGCGCAGTCGGGCGACTACCGCTTCGGCAAGCGCATGGCGGCCATCGAGAAGGTCTGA
- a CDS encoding GNAT family N-acetyltransferase, whose product MAAFSDAFGLHARILAVEEDDAWTAAVPVYEKRRGPFVASALPPLCPVHRPLLTVPLAEAASHRRDSPLDVLLARLGAEVDQAMLALAEDDLRPYAWAGWTVTPRSTYHLPLDGDVAARFSSDVRRRIRRDSADYEVVEDPALASEAVRLIHASYRRHDLDLGLDEARMTGLAEAFQHAGLARTVAARRDGVVEAAVVIATDGRTAFYWIAGSIPGPAMTVLLGQTLPRLADEGHTLFDFCGANTPSVAEFKRRFGPVLAPAPLARLLPHPVLRLADRLRAR is encoded by the coding sequence GTGGCGGCGTTCTCTGACGCGTTCGGCCTGCACGCGCGGATCCTGGCCGTCGAGGAGGACGATGCGTGGACGGCTGCGGTGCCGGTCTACGAGAAGCGGCGCGGCCCGTTCGTGGCGTCGGCGCTGCCGCCGCTGTGCCCGGTCCACCGGCCGCTGCTGACCGTGCCGCTCGCCGAGGCCGCCTCGCACCGCCGCGACTCGCCGCTGGACGTCCTCCTCGCCCGCCTCGGCGCCGAGGTGGACCAGGCCATGCTCGCCCTGGCCGAGGACGACCTCCGCCCCTACGCCTGGGCCGGGTGGACCGTCACGCCGCGCTCCACTTATCACCTGCCGCTCGATGGCGACGTGGCCGCGCGCTTCTCGTCCGACGTGCGCCGCCGCATCCGCCGCGACTCCGCGGACTACGAGGTCGTCGAGGACCCCGCGCTGGCGTCGGAGGCCGTCCGCCTGATCCATGCCTCGTACCGGCGCCACGACCTGGACCTCGGCCTCGACGAGGCGCGGATGACCGGTCTCGCCGAGGCCTTTCAGCACGCCGGGCTGGCACGGACGGTCGCGGCCCGGCGCGATGGGGTCGTGGAGGCGGCCGTCGTGATCGCCACCGACGGGCGGACCGCGTTTTACTGGATTGCAGGCAGCATTCCTGGCCCGGCCATGACCGTGCTGCTCGGCCAGACGCTCCCCCGGCTGGCGGACGAGGGGCACACGTTATTCGACTTCTGCGGCGCCAACACGCCGTCCGTGGCCGAGTTTAAGCGGCGGTTCGGGCCGGTGCTCGCCCCGGCGCCCCTCGCGCGGCTCCTCCCTCACCCGGTCCTCCGACTGGCCGACCGGCTTCGGGCTCGCTGA
- a CDS encoding glycosyltransferase family 2 protein, whose product MPPAVALVLPALNEADNLAEAVAQATAALDRVDGGWELVIVDDGSTDGTAGLADRLAEADARVRAVHHPKNRGKGVALRTGVAATTAPVVGWTDADLPFDMEALGRAVARLGETGADLVAGVRTNREEYSLRRRILSGGYNALVRTLLGVPMDDVGFALKMMRREVFDRADLQSDGGFVDAELMAWAHRAGLRVERVGVAFTPRVAGESTMAGPASVAGILRDMVLFRLGRLRPRTAARRPRGASA is encoded by the coding sequence ATGCCGCCCGCCGTCGCCCTCGTCCTGCCCGCCCTCAACGAGGCCGACAACCTCGCCGAGGCCGTGGCCCAGGCGACGGCCGCACTCGACCGCGTCGACGGCGGCTGGGAGCTGGTCATCGTGGACGACGGCTCGACCGACGGCACGGCCGGGTTGGCCGACCGCCTCGCCGAGGCGGACGCCCGCGTCCGCGCCGTGCACCACCCTAAGAACCGCGGCAAGGGGGTCGCCTTGCGAACAGGCGTCGCGGCCACCACCGCGCCCGTCGTGGGCTGGACCGACGCCGATCTGCCGTTCGACATGGAGGCGCTGGGCCGCGCCGTCGCCCGCCTCGGCGAGACCGGCGCCGACCTCGTCGCGGGCGTCCGCACCAACCGCGAGGAGTACTCGCTGCGCCGCCGCATCCTGTCGGGCGGCTACAACGCCCTCGTCCGCACCCTCCTCGGCGTCCCGATGGACGACGTCGGGTTCGCGCTCAAGATGATGCGCCGCGAGGTCTTCGACCGGGCCGACCTCCAGAGCGACGGCGGTTTCGTAGACGCCGAGTTGATGGCGTGGGCCCACCGGGCGGGTCTCCGTGTCGAGCGGGTGGGCGTCGCGTTCACGCCGCGCGTGGCGGGCGAGTCCACGATGGCGGGACCGGCGTCGGTGGCGGGCATCCTGCGCGACATGGTGCTGTTTCGGCTCGGGCGGCTCCGTCCCCGGACGGCCGCCCGACGCCCCCGTGGGGCCTCGGCATGA